The Porphyromonadaceae bacterium W3.11 genome segment GAGGCATTTTTTGTAGTGATGAGTTTAGATAGCGAAGGACGTCGAGACATCGTGGGTGTCTATAATAATCCAACAGAGGGAAGCGGCATCTGGGGCGAGTTTTTTGAGGATCTAAAAAGCCGAGGACTCGAAGAGGTAGGACTAATCATTTCAGACGGGTTGAATAACATTGAAGAGGTTGCACGTGAGCACTTTACAGAAGTGGAAGTCCAGCTCTGCACGGTGCATCTACAGCGAGAAATAACTCGAAAGATACGCCCTCGAGATAAGTCAGCCATCGCAAGTGATCTACAGGAGGTCTTTAGTAAAGACGGCTCAAGAAGCTCACCTTTAGATGGCCTAGAGAGCTTTAAAAACTTTGCGTTCAGATGGCGTAAGAGCTATCCTTTTCTCACAAAAATAGCTAACGGTCAGAGGATAGAGTATTACTTCACATACCTAAAATACGACGTCAGTGTTCGCAAGTACATTCATAGTACTAACTGGATAGAACGCTTCAATAGACAGGTAAAGAAAGGGGCTCGATATAAATGTGCATTACCTAGCGTAGAATCCGCTCTACACTTGATAGGTAGTATTGCAATCAATGCAAACTATCTGAAGAAAAGAATAGGAGATCTAACTCTTGGACTTAGGAAGAACAATGAAAAGTAAATAACAACAATGTGCTTTATTTTCCAACACAAAGATATCAACCTAAAAGAATACGGCAAGGCGGTGTCTCCGCGGTGCTACGACAGCCTTGCCTTAATTCTTTATTGGTCTATCTTTAATGTTTATGGAAAACAAAGCGAAAAAATATGTAGGTTTGCTTTTCAGAGACGCATTCTGCCGTACACACTTTTGGGGACACTACCTTTTCAGAGACGCATTCTGCCGTACACACTTTTGGGGACACTACCTTTTCAGAGACGCATTCTGCCGTACACACTTTTGGGGACACTACCCACTAATAACACAAAAAAGCACTAAATCACAAAAAATCGCACCATCAGGAAAGAAATAAGGGGCAAAACAATCATTGTTTTACCCCTTTGAAATACTATTTTGATAGACAAATTATTTTTTTGCTTTATGCTTTTCAAGCTGAACCTCAAGGGCATCGCATGCCTCGACAACAGCTTCCTCAAATGTATCAGCCTTTTTCTCACTGAAAAGGTCTGGACCCTTAATAGAAAGTGTAATGCGAGCTCGTTTATTTTCTGATTGCTCTGGTTTTTCAACGGTTAGCACTACACTTGCATCGATAATATCACTATAGAATCGACTTAGCTTTCCCACCCTTTTTTCTACAAACTCTTTAAGTTGTTCGGTTGCATCAAAATTAATGCATTGTAATTTAATCTTCATAGCTTTTACTTTTTATTTATTTTTTTATTTGCTCTTGGGTGAGCGTTATACATCTTCTTAAGCTCCTCAAAGGTAGTGTGTGTGTATATAGCTGTACTTGATATGGACTCGTGCCCCAATAGCTCTTTTACACTCATTAGATCAGCTCCTTCATTAAGCAAGGCAGTTGCAAAACTATGCCTTAGGACGTGTGGACTTTTTTTAGAGTACTGTTGCAAGGGCTCCAAAGCCGAATGCACCATATTGTATAAGTAAACGTCGCTTGCAGGTTCACCCGTTTCGTTTAGAAGGAAACAAGACTCACTAGTCTTTTTGGGAGATCTATAAGACAAATATAATTTTATTTTCTCAGAAATAAAAGGGCCTATTGGTATTATTCTCTCCTTATTTCGTTTTCCTAACACTTTGATCTTTCCTCCTTCTAAATCTATAGAATCCAGTTTTAATCCCCTAAGCTCTGCGGAACGCATCCCTGTCTGAAAAAGAAGATCTACGACAAACGCTTGCTTCCAAGTTAATTGTCGAGTCTCTTCATTGTCTGCCACCTCAGCCGTATGATATAACTCTTCGATCCTTTTACTTAGGACATCAGTATTAATAAAGGTCGGTAATACTTGGTTACTCTTAGGAACTTTAACATTTAAGAAGGGATTATTCTCGGTCAGATTTAACTTATGTAGGTAACCATAGAAGCTTCTCAATGCACTCATACGACGTCTTACTGTGCGCGGAGTATCCCCCACACTCATAAGTTTAATCAATGATTTCCTCGCCTTGCGAACATCAATGGAGAGCAAAAAGGAAGTCAATATATCATCATCTTGAGTATCTATTTTCTCTAACGACAACCAATGTAAAAGGTCTCCCATATAGGCATTTATCGATAGATCAGATAGATTCTTTTCATATCGAAGATAGTGCTCGAAGCGACTTAAAATATTATCCTTCCTATCCATAATTCATTGAAATAAGCTTTAATACAAATATAATAAAAAAAGAGCAAGCCCCTTCGGTACTTGCTCTCTTAATATATTTTCCTCGTCGTTTAGTCTCGCCTCACTTTTTTAGCTACCCTATCATTATACGAACGTATTCCATCAAAGGTTATATAAGCCTTCTTCGGTGTAAACTTATTCTGTAGCTCTTTTACAAACCTTTCATGTATCTCGCCCATCTTTTGATGCAAAGTAATGAGATTATTAAGGCATTCAGTATATTTCTGATCCGTCACGTCGGCTCCACTTTTTTCAATAGTAGATCTCACCTTCCTCATTTCTATCCAGACCTCGGCTCGAGCATTATCAAACTTCTTGAGTTCCAAATCCAGCCACTCCCTTTCATCACTATTAAGGTCTGCTATCTCTACAATATAATTGAGACGATCTTCTTGGAACTTATGCATTTTCTTCTTTCGCTGTTGTTCAGAAAGCTTCTCCATACCAAACTCTCCCGATGGCACAGGGAATTGATCATAGGCAGCAAAAGAGAGTCCCGCAAAACAGAGCCACACACTCACTATAAAACTTAGCCTTAATAATATCGTCTTCTTCATCTTGATCACTAAATATTTTGAAATTGATATACCAATAAAATAAAAAGCCACTTACCGAACTTAATACTCCACTGAGCTACCAATCATATTCTCATCTCCCTCACTCTCTAATAAAATTATCCTCCAATAATCATCCGCAGATTCATCGATTAAAAACTGTTCAAACTCGTCCTCAGACAGAAGTTCTACTTGGTTTGCTTGTAAGTCCTGACTCTGCTCCTCAAAGGATAGAAAGTTAACCCCAAGAACAACTGCAATGACCGCTGCTATCCCAGCGACATAGTACCATATCGTCTTGTGATTTATTTTGTTATTCGTGGTAACTTCCACTTGTTCCTCATCTTTAATTCGTTCCATAATGTTTACTTTGAAATCTTCAAAGTATCCTTCTGGAGTAACGAATGGATGAAGAGGGTTACTATCAACCGAAGACCGCCTTTTTTGGTTATTCTTGTTCATAAAGTCACCTCCATAATATATATCATTTATTCCATTTACACATTTGACAACAGACCCACGCAATAGTTTAATCTATTCCTCATCCAAATTCAAATACTTTTTCAACTTCTTAACTGCGTGATGGTAATTCGCCTTGAGGGCACCTTCACTAGTCCCAGTAATCTCCGATATCTCCTTATATGGAAGATCCTCGAAGTAACGAAGCTCAAAAGTCAATCTTTGTTTCTCGGGAAGTTCAGTAATAGCCGCTAGGAATTGAGCCTCCAATTCATCCCCATCAAAATATGGGTCGCTAATAAGCGTCTCCGCTATATCATAGTCTTCTGTCGTCATAGGCAACTTCCGCTCAGGTTTTTCTCTTCGAATAAATGAAAGTGCTTCATTTGTCGCTATTGAGTACATCCAAGTTGATAATTTTGAATTGCCCTTAAACGACTTAATATTCTTCCAAACCTTAATGAAAGTGTTTTGGAGGACATCATCCGCATCCTCATGTCGATACACTATGCGACGTATCACTGCATACAATTGTTGGGAATAACGATCTACTAGATAAGCAAAAGCCGCTTCACGATATTTCCTATCTGAGAGCTTCTTCACCAGCTCTTCATCTGTTATAGCTAATGGGATGTCCAACTTTTTCGCCATACCCTTAGTCATTACTATTTTTCGCTATGTTCCGAAACGATGGAAGTGTCTGTAGCCTTCAATTCTGGATAATCAATCCTTGAGTGATACATATTTCTCAACTTCTCGTTAAAGATAAATTTGATGGTACCAATATCCTTAAATGTCAGCGGTGTATCCTTCAGAAGTCCTTCATTAACTATACCATCAACAATCTTATCGATGTGCTCCGATATGATCTGTTCATTAATGATCTTAAGACTTCGTGACGAGGCTTCAACAGCGTCAGCGAGCATGAGCACTCCTTGTTCCATCGTAAACGGATTAGGACCTGGATACCTAAAGACCGACTCATCAATAATCTCATCAGGATGCTCATTTTTATACTTAATATAGAAGTACTTTGTCATTCCCAAACCGTGATGAGTTCGAATAAAGTCGATCAATACTTGTGGTAGTTTATGCTTCTCAGCCATCTCTATACCATCTGTCACATGCCTTATGATGATCCTTGCACTCTCATCATAATCTAGCTGATCGTGAGGATTGACCGCACCCTGATTCTCGGTAAAG includes the following:
- a CDS encoding IS256 family transposase, whose protein sequence is MQFKEILSNVMTEPNGVGRLMELIIEIAMQGERELYKEDSGDVSNGYRPRRIFASGNMLELRVPRTRQQGFMPLILGVLKDQEKEMGELAGYLYSCGNTMEDISGVFERLYGKRYSTSQINRLSLSTQEAVEEWRQRRLPRTLEALVIDATYLPVRRGESVSKEAFFVVMSLDSEGRRDIVGVYNNPTEGSGIWGEFFEDLKSRGLEEVGLIISDGLNNIEEVAREHFTEVEVQLCTVHLQREITRKIRPRDKSAIASDLQEVFSKDGSRSSPLDGLESFKNFAFRWRKSYPFLTKIANGQRIEYYFTYLKYDVSVRKYIHSTNWIERFNRQVKKGARYKCALPSVESALHLIGSIAINANYLKKRIGDLTLGLRKNNEK
- a CDS encoding tyrosine-type recombinase/integrase, with amino-acid sequence MDRKDNILSRFEHYLRYEKNLSDLSINAYMGDLLHWLSLEKIDTQDDDILTSFLLSIDVRKARKSLIKLMSVGDTPRTVRRRMSALRSFYGYLHKLNLTENNPFLNVKVPKSNQVLPTFINTDVLSKRIEELYHTAEVADNEETRQLTWKQAFVVDLLFQTGMRSAELRGLKLDSIDLEGGKIKVLGKRNKERIIPIGPFISEKIKLYLSYRSPKKTSESCFLLNETGEPASDVYLYNMVHSALEPLQQYSKKSPHVLRHSFATALLNEGADLMSVKELLGHESISSTAIYTHTTFEELKKMYNAHPRANKKINKK
- the raiA gene encoding ribosome-associated translation inhibitor RaiA, with translation MKIKLQCINFDATEQLKEFVEKRVGKLSRFYSDIIDASVVLTVEKPEQSENKRARITLSIKGPDLFSEKKADTFEEAVVEACDALEVQLEKHKAKK
- a CDS encoding RNA polymerase sigma factor, coding for MAKKLDIPLAITDEELVKKLSDRKYREAAFAYLVDRYSQQLYAVIRRIVYRHEDADDVLQNTFIKVWKNIKSFKGNSKLSTWMYSIATNEALSFIRREKPERKLPMTTEDYDIAETLISDPYFDGDELEAQFLAAITELPEKQRLTFELRYFEDLPYKEISEITGTSEGALKANYHHAVKKLKKYLNLDEE